From the genome of uncultured Bacteroides sp.:
TACTATATTTAAAAGTAACAGCCTCTTCTTTATATAATTATAACGAATAATCAGTTATTATTTTGCTACATTATTAACCGGTTTACCAGCTGAGTATGCTTTGATATTTTCTACAACGATACTCATCAGTCTTACACGAGAAGCTTTAGTAGCCCATGCTATATGAGGAGTGATGAAACAGTTCTTTGCAGTAAGTAATGGATTATCTGCACATGGAGGTTCAGATGAAAGAACATCTAATCCGGCAGCACAAATTACTCCCTTATTCAAAGCATCAGCCAAGTCTTGTTCATTGATAAGCGAACCGCGACCGGTATTAATCAAAATAGCAGTTGGTTTCATACTTGCCAAGCGCTTTGCATCAACAAGTTCACGGGTTTCTTCGGTTAGCGGACAATGAAGACTAATGATATCACATTCTGTGAAAATTTCGTCTTTTGTCATCATCTTAATTTCCGGTGGCAATTGAAGCTGTGATTTAGAAGTATAAGCACAAACACTCATTCCAAAACCAAATGCAACGCGAGCCGTAGCCATACCGGTACGTCCAAGTCCCACGATACCAAGTTTTAGTCCGCTCAGTTCTGTAAGTGGAGTATCCCAGAAGCAGAAATCCTCACTGTTGGTCCATCGGCCATTTTTTACTTCGTTAGAATGATGTGCCACATTCTGAGTTATATTCAAAATATGTGCAAATGCCATCTGAGCAACAGATATTGTGCTGTAAGCAGGAGTATTGGTAACAACGATTCCACGTTCTTTTGCTGCTTCAACATCTACAACATTATATCCGGTTGCAGTTACGCCAATATATTTCAACTCTGGAAGAGCAGCAATAACCTCAGCATTAATCTCAACTTTATTAGTTAATATAACGTCTGCATCTTTGGAACGAGCAACAACATCTGCTGCAGAAGTGCGATCATAAATAGTACAATCACCCAAAGCTTTAAGTTCATCCCACGATAAATCGCCCGGATTCATTCCATAACCGTCTAATACTACAATTTTCATATTCAAATTAAATTTAGAATTTATTCTTTATAACGATCTCCCCAGAGTTGAACCATGTGTTCTTTGAGTTTAGCCTCCGCCGGATTTGGCTGCGGATGCCAGATTGATTGGTTTTTCAATTCCTCGGGAAGAAATTGTTGTTTTACAAAATGTCCTTCGTAATTGTGCGCATATTTATAGTCATTGCCATACCCCAACTGCTTCATCAACTTTGTAGGAGCATTGCGCAGGTGTAACGGCACAGGCAGATTTCCTGTATTCCGAACTAATTCCAGTGCATCATTAATGGCGTTGTAGGCTGAATTACTTTTGGGACTTGTTGCCAGATAAATAGTTGTTTCAGCCAAAGGGATGCGTCCTTCGGGCCATCCTATTTTCATCAGCGTATCAAAGCAGGCATTGGCAAGTAGCAATGCATTTGGATTTGCCAGACCAATATCTTCTGAAGCAGAAATAACCAATCGGCGGGCTATAAAGGCGGGATCTTCTCCCCCCTCCACCATGCGGGCCAGCCAATAAATTGCTCCGTCGGGATCGCTTCCACGAATACTTTTTATAAAAGCGGAAATAATATCATAATGCATTTCTCCGTCTTTATCGTATGCCAGTGGATTTTGTTGAAGCCTGTCAACCACCTTTTCATCGGTAATCTCTATTGGATCTTCAGTATCCGACTCGATAACCAGCTCCAATATATTAAGCAGTTTGCGTGCATCTCCACCCGAATAGCGAAGCATGGCATCTGTTTCCTTGACTACTATATTTTTACTCTTCAGTATATGATCCTCATTTATAGCACGATCTATAAGCTGAAGTAAATCTTCTTTTTCTAATGATTTAAGCACATAAAGCTGACAACGGGAAAGTAACGGACGAATAACTTCGAAAGATGGATTTTCTGTTGTTGCACCAATAAGTGTCACTGTTCCCTGCTCTACTGCTCCTAATAAGGAATCTTGCTGTGATTTACTGAAACGGTGAATTTCATCTATAAACAGAATAGGACTGGCTTGCGAAAAGAAACGACCGCTTTTTGCTTTTTCAATTACATCGCGCACATCTTTTACGCCCGAACTGACTGCACTTAATGTATAAAAAGGCGTTTCAAGTTTGTTGGCTATAATCTGCGCAAGGGTAGTTTTCCCCACTCCGGGAGGTCCCCAAAGAATAAATGACGAAATGCGTCCTGCGTCTATCATCTTACGCAAGATTGCCCCTTCTCCCACTAAATGTTTCTGGCCAATATAGTCATCAAGCGACTTTGGCCGGAGTCTTTCTGCTAATGGTTGTGCCATTTCGTTATTGTTATATGAGAAGCAAATGTACATATTAATATTTAAAAAGGATAATTCTCGGCCAAAGATTTTAAAACCGATGGCGGGGGAAAAAAATTCTCCTGTACAAAAGAATGATTTCTTCTGTACAGGAGAATTAATTGTTTTGTACAAAAGAATGCAATCTTTTGTACAAGAGATTTTAATATTATATAGACGGATTCAGAATACTTCCTTAGAAGTTAAGCATTACTGCAAGACGAATACCATCTTTATTGATACCCGGATGATTCAGATAGTTTAAACGACGGGTATATTCAATATGAAGTAATTTAAATATATTGTAAACACCCACACTGAATTCCATATATGGTTGCTTACCCATTGCGTAACTGGTTGGTACTCCATCACGAGTTGGGAACAAGAACAAACCATTACTTAAATCGGGATTATTCTTATCGCTCAAACCTCCGTATAATGCTTTGAATTTAAAGACTTCTCTCCATTTAAGAGCCTTAATCAAAGGAATACGATTAAATAATCTTCCGTTCAAATCATAAGTCAAATCTAATGAAGCAAACTTATCATTCAGGAATTCCATGTTGTTGATCAAGTTAAACGTCTCCCTTTGTGTAATGTAAGAAAGGTTAGCTGCCGGCATAATCAATAATGGGAAAGGAACCTTATCCCATTGCTTACCAGCTTTAACATAAGCGTCCAATCTACCCCACGATTTAAGCCAGAATCTCTTATAAATACCTGCTTCCGTAAAATTGAATTTATAATCACCACCAAGCACATCTTTAATACCCATAGTGTGAGAAAGAGTAAAGATTGGCGCATCAAAATTGATTGGCAACCTGCGTTCTTTGGTATTAATAAATGTTTCTCCGGGTGCAAACCTAAGCTGCAAAGAAGCTTCGGTTGTTGTTATATCGTGCACATTTGTTTTAGCCTCATCATTCTTTATATAGAAAAGATTACCTGTTGGCTCGTCATTGCGGTTCTTTACTGTCATTGCAACTGAGAAGCCGGACATTGTTTCACGTTCGTATTTAAACTGAGCGTCGCGCACGTAAGACATTTGGTCTACGGTTGTGGTTTTCAGTCCCACAAACATATTATCTTTATCTGTCTTCAGGAACTTATCCATAGGAGACATTACATCATACATATAAGAGAAAGAAATGGAATGTTTAGGGAATTCTCTTGCAAGGAATTCTTTCTTATCAAATGTATATTCCACCATTCCTTTATATTTAGAACGGTTATCCTTGAATCCGTATGCATAATATCCGCTTAAGAAAAGCTGAGGGAACAGTTTGGCTGTTGTTTGTCCGCTAATTCTAAGACGAAGACCTTCAATACTGTTACTACCTATAATCGTATTCATTGGTCCGAAATCAAATTTACTTGGGTGACCTTTGCTACCGGTTTCAACATAATTCTCAATCAATGCCTTTAA
Proteins encoded in this window:
- a CDS encoding D-2-hydroxyacid dehydrogenase; this translates as MKIVVLDGYGMNPGDLSWDELKALGDCTIYDRTSAADVVARSKDADVILTNKVEINAEVIAALPELKYIGVTATGYNVVDVEAAKERGIVVTNTPAYSTISVAQMAFAHILNITQNVAHHSNEVKNGRWTNSEDFCFWDTPLTELSGLKLGIVGLGRTGMATARVAFGFGMSVCAYTSKSQLQLPPEIKMMTKDEIFTECDIISLHCPLTEETRELVDAKRLASMKPTAILINTGRGSLINEQDLADALNKGVICAAGLDVLSSEPPCADNPLLTAKNCFITPHIAWATKASRVRLMSIVVENIKAYSAGKPVNNVAK
- a CDS encoding replication-associated recombination protein A, whose product is MAQPLAERLRPKSLDDYIGQKHLVGEGAILRKMIDAGRISSFILWGPPGVGKTTLAQIIANKLETPFYTLSAVSSGVKDVRDVIEKAKSGRFFSQASPILFIDEIHRFSKSQQDSLLGAVEQGTVTLIGATTENPSFEVIRPLLSRCQLYVLKSLEKEDLLQLIDRAINEDHILKSKNIVVKETDAMLRYSGGDARKLLNILELVIESDTEDPIEITDEKVVDRLQQNPLAYDKDGEMHYDIISAFIKSIRGSDPDGAIYWLARMVEGGEDPAFIARRLVISASEDIGLANPNALLLANACFDTLMKIGWPEGRIPLAETTIYLATSPKSNSAYNAINDALELVRNTGNLPVPLHLRNAPTKLMKQLGYGNDYKYAHNYEGHFVKQQFLPEELKNQSIWHPQPNPAEAKLKEHMVQLWGDRYKE